One part of the Bacillus sp. FJAT-45350 genome encodes these proteins:
- a CDS encoding YkuS family protein, whose amino-acid sequence MPKIGVEQSLTAVQQELQSKGYEVVQLKQEQDATGCDCCVITGQDQNVMGIQNVVTNGSVINAHGMNADEVCQQVEQKLNQGQ is encoded by the coding sequence ATGCCAAAAATTGGTGTAGAACAATCGTTAACTGCTGTACAACAAGAATTACAATCAAAAGGGTATGAGGTTGTTCAATTGAAACAAGAGCAAGATGCTACTGGTTGCGATTGCTGCGTAATTACTGGTCAGGATCAAAATGTAATGGGTATTCAAAATGTAGTGACAAATGGTTCTGTTATTAATGCACATGGTATGAATGCTGATGAAGTATGTCAACAAGTAGAACAAAAACTTAATCAAGGTCAATAA
- a CDS encoding spore coat protein, whose amino-acid sequence MNQDVYRSSAKPSSNWSALDPKTKHPLCPTEPQDTQGAEQTNKTLQLSEEYIYIKDSCDISVNTTDTKAAVSLQASLQAAIAIVISISIADSSRAEKITQDLLQSSKIKQITHQKTIIENSRNVDVTTTDTQVALNIQVLLQILLALLVKLDIL is encoded by the coding sequence ATGAATCAAGATGTTTATCGTTCAAGTGCAAAACCAAGTTCAAATTGGTCTGCTCTAGACCCTAAAACAAAACATCCATTGTGCCCAACTGAGCCTCAAGATACTCAAGGTGCTGAACAAACAAACAAAACTCTTCAACTATCTGAAGAATATATTTATATTAAAGATTCTTGTGATATTTCAGTAAATACAACAGACACGAAAGCAGCTGTTTCATTACAAGCTTCATTACAAGCAGCTATTGCAATTGTTATCAGCATATCAATCGCTGATAGCTCTCGAGCAGAAAAAATCACTCAAGATTTACTACAGTCTTCTAAAATTAAACAAATCACACACCAAAAAACAATTATTGAAAACTCTAGAAACGTTGATGTAACAACAACGGATACTCAAGTAGCCCTAAATATCCAAGTATTACTTCAAATACTATTAGCGTTACTTGTTAAGCTAGACATTCTTTAA
- a CDS encoding mechanosensitive ion channel family protein, with product MNNWLEEVDWSTMLNSALVIILQIVLVIIAFFVAKGIGKKIISTGFSRMAEQKNMSKGRVMTLEKLSINVFSYALIFVFITIIVGIFGLEIAPLIAGAGIIGLAIGFGAQGLVSDVVTGFFILLEKQIEVDDYVTTGGLDGVVEEVGLRTTKIRGFDGTLHFIPNREISSISNHSRGNMRALVDLSISYDDDIDKAIVVLQEACDKIAVDEPAIKEGPNVVGVQSLGDSDVVIRIIAKTENMSQWAVERKLRKGCKEALDANGIEIPFPHQVYIQKNND from the coding sequence ATGAATAATTGGTTAGAAGAGGTTGATTGGTCCACTATGTTAAATAGTGCTCTAGTTATCATCTTGCAGATAGTCCTCGTAATTATTGCATTTTTTGTAGCAAAGGGAATTGGGAAGAAGATTATCTCGACAGGATTTTCGAGAATGGCAGAGCAAAAGAATATGTCAAAAGGCCGTGTCATGACATTAGAAAAACTATCTATAAATGTATTTTCGTATGCTCTTATTTTTGTATTTATTACAATTATTGTTGGGATATTCGGGCTTGAAATAGCACCATTAATTGCGGGTGCCGGTATTATCGGTCTTGCTATCGGGTTTGGTGCACAAGGACTAGTTAGTGATGTTGTTACTGGATTTTTCATTTTATTAGAGAAACAAATCGAAGTAGATGATTATGTTACAACAGGTGGACTTGATGGTGTTGTTGAAGAGGTTGGGTTACGTACGACAAAGATTCGTGGCTTTGATGGTACTCTTCATTTTATACCGAATCGGGAAATTAGTAGTATTAGCAACCACTCAAGAGGTAATATGCGCGCACTTGTAGATCTGAGTATTTCATATGATGATGATATTGACAAAGCTATTGTGGTTCTTCAAGAAGCTTGTGATAAAATTGCCGTAGATGAACCAGCAATAAAAGAAGGCCCTAATGTAGTTGGTGTCCAAAGCCTTGGTGATTCTGATGTTGTCATTCGAATTATTGCTAAAACAGAAAATATGTCTCAATGGGCCGTAGAAAGAAAGCTTCGTAAGGGTTGTAAAGAGGCCCTTGATGCAAATGGAATCGAAATTCCGTTTCCACATCAAGTTTATATTCAAAAAAATAATGACTAA
- a CDS encoding peroxiredoxin has product MTDKRMVAKQAPRFEMDAVLPNKEFGKVSLEENMKNDKWTVLYFYPMDFTFVCPTEITSLSDRFDEFEDLDTEVIGVSTDTVHTHKAWINTSRDENGLGELKYPLAADTNHQVARDYGVLIEEEGIALRGLFIISPEGELMYSVVNHNNIGRDVEETLRVLQALQTGGLCPANWKPGQETLNV; this is encoded by the coding sequence ATGACAGATAAGCGTATGGTAGCAAAACAAGCACCTCGTTTTGAGATGGATGCAGTATTACCGAACAAGGAATTTGGTAAAGTAAGTTTAGAAGAGAACATGAAGAACGACAAATGGACAGTACTTTATTTCTACCCAATGGACTTCACTTTCGTTTGTCCAACAGAAATTACTTCTTTAAGTGACCGTTTTGACGAGTTCGAAGATTTAGATACTGAAGTAATTGGTGTATCTACTGATACAGTCCACACTCACAAAGCATGGATCAACACGTCTCGTGACGAAAATGGTTTAGGTGAGTTAAAATATCCTTTAGCTGCTGATACTAATCACCAAGTGGCTCGTGACTATGGTGTATTAATCGAAGAAGAAGGTATTGCTCTTCGTGGTCTATTCATCATCAGCCCAGAAGGTGAATTAATGTATTCTGTTGTTAACCACAACAACATTGGACGTGACGTTGAAGAAACTTTACGTGTACTTCAAGCACTTCAAACTGGTGGACTTTGCCCAGCAAACTGGAAGCCAGGTCAAGAAACATTAAACGTATAA
- a CDS encoding redoxin domain-containing protein has protein sequence MALKLRSPLPELSGATEWLNGEVKREDLIGNKPTLIHFWSISCGLCKEAMPNVNEFRDNYKDQLNVIAIHMPRSEKDLNLDEIKKVAAEHEITQPIAIDNGHKITDAFENEYVPAYYVFDEEGNLRHFQAGGGGMKMLTKRVNRVLGIKE, from the coding sequence ATGGCATTAAAATTACGTTCTCCATTACCGGAATTATCCGGTGCTACTGAATGGTTAAACGGTGAAGTAAAAAGAGAAGATTTAATTGGCAACAAACCAACTTTAATACACTTTTGGTCAATTTCTTGCGGACTATGTAAAGAGGCAATGCCAAATGTGAATGAATTTAGAGACAACTATAAGGACCAATTAAATGTAATTGCAATTCATATGCCACGTTCGGAAAAGGATTTAAACCTTGATGAAATTAAGAAAGTGGCAGCAGAGCATGAGATTACACAACCAATTGCAATTGATAATGGGCATAAAATAACAGATGCGTTTGAAAATGAATATGTACCTGCGTATTACGTTTTTGACGAAGAAGGTAACCTTCGACATTTCCAAGCTGGCGGTGGCGGTATGAAAATGTTAACGAAGCGTGTCAACCGTGTATTGGGTATTAAAGAATAG
- a CDS encoding peptidoglycan recognition protein family protein, giving the protein MNIIDKRNSLTRHRSRTYRRRAKSGIRNIAIHHSATTSGSAEAFARYHVNTLGWPGIGYHYVVDKDGTISLCHDLEVVSYHVGNSNSRAVGICMVGDFRTQTLGNAQKTATINLVLSLLDELSGVSVEDVWGHIEFPGYSWKACPSISMSQFRRDLAREAGTTVPSSIPSPNYISGPRQRTIISRGDQGDDVREVQERLDELGFKPGPIDGIYGPQTFDAVQRFQRAASISVDGIVGPETRRALENYQASDDIIEHGSPTDEPDEREESFASESRRLLRNMRPMMRGTDVREVQQKVGAMVDGIFGSETEQRVREFQQRHQLTVDGIVGPQTWRSLDRVTDTEPSYHRLLSLQTPYLRGDDVKRVQRRLGVQVDGLYGPQTERVVREFQRRENITVDGIVGTQTWRRLFD; this is encoded by the coding sequence TTGAATATTATAGATAAAAGAAATTCACTTACAAGACATAGAAGTAGAACGTATCGACGTCGTGCAAAAAGTGGGATACGGAATATTGCCATTCATCATAGTGCAACGACATCAGGGAGCGCAGAAGCTTTTGCAAGATATCATGTGAATACATTAGGCTGGCCTGGTATTGGTTATCATTACGTCGTAGATAAAGACGGAACAATCAGTCTCTGTCACGATTTAGAAGTAGTTAGTTATCATGTTGGAAATAGTAATAGTAGAGCTGTGGGTATTTGTATGGTAGGAGATTTTCGAACACAAACATTAGGAAATGCTCAAAAAACAGCAACGATAAACTTAGTTCTATCTTTATTAGATGAATTGAGCGGTGTTTCTGTGGAAGATGTCTGGGGGCATATTGAATTTCCGGGCTACTCTTGGAAAGCGTGTCCTTCAATTAGTATGAGTCAATTTCGAAGAGACCTTGCGAGAGAAGCGGGGACAACTGTCCCGAGCTCGATACCATCACCTAACTATATTTCTGGCCCTAGACAACGAACGATTATCTCTAGAGGTGATCAAGGCGATGATGTGAGGGAAGTTCAAGAAAGATTAGATGAGTTAGGATTTAAGCCAGGACCTATAGATGGGATATATGGTCCACAAACGTTTGATGCGGTTCAGCGATTTCAACGGGCTGCTTCTATTTCTGTAGACGGAATTGTAGGACCGGAGACACGGAGGGCGTTAGAGAATTATCAGGCTTCTGACGATATCATAGAGCATGGTTCCCCTACAGATGAACCAGATGAGAGGGAAGAGAGCTTTGCTAGTGAATCAAGACGATTATTACGGAATATGAGGCCTATGATGAGAGGGACTGATGTACGAGAAGTTCAACAAAAAGTAGGAGCGATGGTTGATGGTATCTTTGGTTCAGAAACAGAACAACGAGTTCGAGAATTCCAACAGAGGCACCAATTGACTGTAGATGGAATTGTAGGCCCACAAACTTGGAGATCATTAGACCGTGTGACCGATACAGAACCAAGTTATCACCGCTTATTGTCATTACAAACTCCTTATCTTAGAGGGGATGATGTAAAGAGAGTACAAAGGAGACTGGGAGTTCAAGTGGATGGCTTATATGGACCTCAAACAGAAAGAGTAGTACGAGAATTTCAACGGAGAGAAAATATAACTGTAGATGGAATTGTAGGAACACAAACATGGAGAAGGTTATTTGATTAA